In Podospora pseudopauciseta strain CBS 411.78 chromosome 3, whole genome shotgun sequence, one genomic interval encodes:
- a CDS encoding hypothetical protein (COG:S; EggNog:ENOG503P0KB) encodes MASSPGRQKPPFCFMALPNEVQKEIVRNCSQADLICFALVSRHCRELAAAQLYRNFHIVFPDEDDPEYDSPIDGLAGGLDTFVTSDYNYAQHLRDLSLDTLSAGHKAETAYKAYLANLSCGKFMNTLLLMTLRRARALERFRWNIRVELSRTLYKELHSIKTLAHLHVRLQEGPSIYETPPPLPYNAATSTSASLGVTSVPPPPPMSNLPPPPPPFSTLPPPPSGFYVPVTSVTVNVPPPPPPPMPKPHRPKALRKTPLSKEPPTLSGFGKLRSLSVLDIDSLDMVTEIKSCVRNSSATLTKLKLSFSDKLASQARKPAPEADPDDSDVDDDFQPTPAGSSSNMANDMSGPARAFRAMEEKKAQESVLGRILDVEVYLVKKPPKKPKDKGKEKEKEKETKVESNGGNGTHEFAQALKTVMTRIVKELNDNTDPSEVNATQKNILETFQAAATKYVEDTMNKRAEKSNKPSTNGSSSSSKTDQSVAEEPATAESSGAAPVAQASTEPASLFGDGTADASKDKQTENDVTPEDIDIEAPEETLQLDGADGPTKDTSSKEFGMTPSASTTSLATPSTSGSVVSADVNKAMANLAAQKANFKTLAEKVDIFETQAKDLTKDIERMRSSDTPVDVSRVAEAEKQMYTISQSIADIHKELTTVEAEINDAEKQIPRPSSSVSAVDSIALKNQQMNDYLRTTRGLALQVLAIYLIPVKASVLYRAIDLRCLRHLTLLNVGPQAPIWAQMAKLNKEAPLPLRHIFTDNVTPVFLTFVHELEAVEELFMLERDFKYKPESFAPRTPTTIEQIRKLVLKKHMPTLKYLMIKNLADPSWDLNEKAVLLLCRKGRVLEELAACMSIRTMHTFMQRLAGLVSLRALHIAQLRNEDTCVWVMRETKKFLIDNLSHHPHLKLEWISIDDDDRVERLIRARDLPKRKKEKNNKVKKMSATTGLGSTSSGLILPSIETDGSGNSAWLDAIGGNGSSDESDDSGDEEDDERFRASKIETVGDMRFYDVYGVKIFEKEVVSGRL; translated from the exons ATGGCTTCGTCTCCGGGCAGGCAGAAACCACCTTTCTGCTTCATGGCCCTGCCAAACGAAGTCCAGAAAGAAATTGTCCGCAACTGCTCCCAGGCCGATCTGATATGCTTTGCCCTCGTGTCGAGACACTGCCGAGAACTCGCTGCCGCCCAACTCTATCGCAATTTCCATATTGTCTTCCCCGACGAAGATGACCCCGAATACGACTCGCCTATAGACGGCCTGGCCGGCGGTCTTGACACTTTTGTGACTAGCGACTACAACTATGCTCAGCACCTGAGAGACTTGTCTCTGGACACTCTCAGCGCCGGCCACAAAGCCGAAACAGCCTACAAGGCTTACCTGGCGAATCTCAGCTGCGGAAAGTTCATGAACACACTGCTGCTTATGACGCTGCGCAGGGCAAGGGCTCTCGAGAGGTTCAG ATGGAATATCCGTGTCGAACTTAGTCGAACCCTCTACAAAGAACTACACAGTATCAAGACACTGGCCCATCTTCATGTTCGGTTACAAGAGGGACCTTCTATCTACGaaacgcctcctccccttccataCAATGCCGCCACCTCAACATCAGCCTCGCTGGGCGTCACATCTGtcccgccaccacctcccatgTCGAACTtaccccctccaccacccccgttTTCGACGCTgcctccgccgccctctGGGTTTTATGTGCCCGTGACCTCCGTCACAGTCAATGTgcctccgccccctccacctccaatgCCGAAGCCTCACCGACCGAAAGCCTTACGGAAGACGCCCCTTTCCAAGGAGCCACCGACGCTGTCGGGCTTCGGCAAACTGAGGAGTCTTTCCGTGTTGGATATCGACTCGCTCGATATGGTTACAGAGATCAAATCATGTGTTCGGAACTCCTCGGCAACTCTCACTAAGCTGAAACTCTCCTTTTCGGACAAGCTGGCTTCACAGGCCAGAAAACCTGCCCCCGAGGCGGATCCGGACGATTCAGATGTCGACGATGATTTCCAGCCTACCCCGGCTGGCTCTAGTTCAAACATGGCCAATGACATGAGCGGTCCTGCCAGAGCCTTCCGGGCCatggaagagaaaaaggcaCAAGAGTCTGTGCTGGGTAGGATCTTGGATGTTGAGGTCTATCTAGTAAAAAAGCCGCCCAAAAAGCCGAAAGAcaaggggaaggaaaaggaaaaggaaaaggagaccAAGGTCGAGTCGAACGGGGGCAATGGAACGCACGAGTTTGCCCAGGCCTTGAAGACCGTGATGACCAGGATTGTGAAGGAGCTGAACGACAACACCGATCCAAGTGAGGTCAATGCTACCCAAAAGAATATTCTCGAAACTTTCCAGGCCGCCGCAACAAAGTACGTTGAAGATACGATGAACAAGAGGGCAGAAAAGTCAAATAAGCCAAGCACAAACGGGAGCTCTAGTTCATCAAAGACAGATCAATCGGTGGCAGAGGAGCCGGCGACCGCAGAGAGCTCAGGGGCTGCCCCGGTCGCACAGGCCTCGACAGAGCCTGCCAGTctttttggtgatggcaCTGCAGACGCTTCCAAGGACAAGCAAACGGAGAATGATGTGACCCCTGAAGATATTGACATTGAGGCGCCCGAGGAGACTCTCCAGCTTGATGGTGCAGATGGCCCAACCAAGGACACCTCTTCGAAGGAATTTGGTATGACCCCGTCTGCCTCCACGACTTCCTTGGCCACGCCCTCCACGAGTGGCAGCGTGGTGTCGGCCGACGTGAACAAGGCTATGGCGAACCTAGCCGCGCAAAAAGCCAACTTCAAGACGTTGGCTGAAAAGGTCGATATCTTTGAGACTCAAGCTAAGGACTTGACAAAGGATATTGAGAGGATGCGCTCCAGCGACACACCGGTCGATGTTAGCCGTGTCgccgaggctgagaagcAGATGTACACCATCAGCCAGAGCATTGCAGACATCCACAAGGAGCTCACGACAGTCGAAGCCGAGATCAACGATGCCGAGAAGCAAATTCCCCGGCCATCTTCCTCCGTGTCCGCTGTTGACTCGATTGCGCTCAAAAACCAGCAGATGAATGACTACCTGCGGACAACAAGAGGTCTAGCTCTCCAGGTTCTAGCCATCTACCTCATCCCGGTCAAGGCTTCAGTTCTGTACCGGGCCATCGACCTCCGATGTCTCCGTCACTTGACGCTCCTGAACGTAGGCCCTCAAGCGCCAATCTGGGCTCAAATGGCCAAACTCAACAAGGAAGCCCCTCTGCCTCTGCGACACATCTTTACCGACAATGTCACACCAGTCTTTTTGACGTTTGTTCACGAGCTGGaagcggtggaggagttgtttATGCTCGAGCGGGACTTCAAGTATAAGCCTGAGTCGTTTGCGCCCAGGACACCGACTACTATCGAACAGATTCGGAAGTTGGTGCTAAAGAAGCACATGCCTACGTTGAAGTACTTGATGATCAAGAACTTGGCGGATCCGAGCTGGGATCTGAACGAGAAGGCGGTCTTGTTGCTGTGtaggaaggggagggtgctggaggagctggctgCTTGCATGAGTATTAGGACTATG CATACATTTATGCAGCGGCTTGCGGGGCTGGTGTCGTTGAGGGCGTTGCATATTGCCCAGCTGCGCAACGAGGACACGTGTGTCTGGGTCATGAGGGAGACGAAGAAGTTTTTGATTGATAACCTctctcatcaccctcacctaAAGCTGGAGTGGATCTCGatcgatgacgacgacaggGTAGAGCGGCTTATCAGGGCGAGGGACTTGCCCAAGCgcaaaaaggagaagaataACAAGGTCAAGAAGATGAGTGCCACGACGGGGCTGGGGAGTACGAGCTCGGGGTTGATACTACCGTCTATCGAAACTGACGGGAGCGGAAACTCGGCGTGGTTGGATGCCATTGGGGGGAATGGGAGTAGTGATGAGAGTGACGATAgtggggatgaggaagatgatgagaggTTCAGGGCGAGCAAGATTGAGACGGTGGGAGATATGAGGTTTTATGATGTTTATGGGGTGAAGATttttgagaaggaggttgtcAGTGGGCGGCTTTGA